Below is a window of Populus alba chromosome 2, ASM523922v2, whole genome shotgun sequence DNA.
GGAGTCGAGTTGTGATTCTTTACAGGAATCAGAGGTAAAGGAAGCCCTCATGGGGCATAAGAGATTAAACAAGTCCCAGATCTCCACAGTAGTCAGATAGATTAGTCCTCACTCTTTCAATTCTttcctctctctcccctcttccTCCCCAGCTGATATGAACCTAAAATTTGGCAGTACAGAGCAAACAAATACAAAGCCTAAACTGTTGCTTGTGATCACACATCACAACACTTAACTGATAGATCTTCCAACCCCACAAAACAACAACTCTTATCTAAAGAACACTTCTCATAAATACAAACAACAGGCAAACAATCGTGTGCAAAAGGTTTCACTGATTAAGTAAATACAGACCATGAAAAAGGGGAGCTTTTAAGGCAGTCAGAATCTTACAGATCCCTCTTTGGTTGACTCAAATTGACAGTTACGGAAAGCCAATAACTTGTAGTCTTGAATTGCACGACAAAAATCTTCAGTCACCTTCGAAAACAATTTGAAATAGGAAAATGAACGGAAGCAGAAAAGACAAAAGACCCACCCACCAACAGCTACCTCAAGAACTCTACCAAAAAAAggcaaaccaaaccaaacccacCTTTTATCCTttcaaaacaaacccaaaatgAAAAGCTAAAATAGCAAATAAATAGTAGTAGATAATAGAACGTGAAGGGGAGAGTGACCCAGTTGAGTTTCAGTGGCTTTGAATTTGAAGAGGGAACCagagattgagaaaaaaagaaaatctgagGAAGTTGCAGAGTGATCAAAGTGAAGGGACCCAGAGGGAAAAATTCTAAATTCCCACTTTTGATAGCTCTCTTTTGTTTGGTTAAAGGgaaagttttttccttttttctacttttttttctctccctctttctaAATTTTGTTGTCGTTGGAGAccggagagaaaaagaaaaagcagaGAGAAACAgtagagaaatatttgtagtttGGTTGGATTTCGAGGTACAAAAACCAACGGGAAAAtcgaaaaatcaagaaaaaataattgtgtGGAAGCGAGGGTAAGATTGTGATATATGGACTCGATTATCTGAGAGTGAGCCGACGTCGTATCGTAAcggaattattattattattattatacactGCTGTGAATCGATTAAGGCATGCTGCTAGAAAACAAAATCCTTGGCATCTTGTAGATGGGATTGCCTGTGATTGTGGGgtccttttgaatttattggGATTAAATTATGGTAAGTAGAGATtaagtagagagagagagaggaaatatTCTCTGAGTTAATCACACCGGACAAAGAACGAGCACTCATCCTTTTATGATGATATTCTTTAGCCTTATGATTCAAAATGCTGCTAAGGCAGCCAGCATTCCCGGCTTCAATGAACTCTTATCTTACCACTAGATTGTTGGCACGCGTCTGGTTGCTAGCGGTTCCAAATCTTTTCtactgtaaaataaaaataataataatcataaggCTGCGCGAACgtttccaaataaataaaaaatgacaccCCTTCACTTAGTTAGATAAATTtgtataattttgataatataaaatcaataatgacaataaataataggtaaaaattgacaatgaaaaaggttataaaaaatatatcttctaAATGATATTAGAACAACTCCATCAAATACAAAtggaataaaataatacaactaataatctaatattaaaaactagaactgaaaaaataaagaaaaaaaatatctaaatcaaCCTTCGTCTTTTAACCTTGTTATCCTAAGCATAAAATTAGAATAACTCcgtgaataaaaaagaaaaaaaaaaatgtgaaaattaatttttagtaaattaaatattaaaaataaaattaaaaagaaatcaaatttaaaaagaatttcaaaaatattaaagttaattcatgttaatttttGAAACTTGTGATGATTGTTATGAGTTTGAGATTAATTTTGTAGAAAACAaactctaaaatataaaaaaaatagaattatcagctataaaatattaatagataaaaattaaataaaacagaaactaaattgtaaaaaaaagagagcaaaaaacaaattaaatgaataaaaactagttggatgtaaaaaacaaataaaagtacaGTTTTGTGTTTGccaaagataagaaaaaaatcaactgaaaCCATAATGCCAATCCATTATGGATACGCGCCCCTGCTATCTCAATGCGCCGCCGCTCACAACGCCGGAGGAGCCCCTCACATCGTAAAaaccattattttaatattttgcacacaaaaataaatggCAAAACACGCGGAGGATGCAGAACAATAAATACATCTCTCCACCATCAATGGCCAGCAGCTGATGTAGCTACAGAACAATACAGTTGTCTATAGCTAGCTACTTGCGAGCGCACGTATGAGTGGCTTCCATTGAACAATCCCTTtgcaattaataaataatcagAGCACCACATGCTCCTCCCTGTTATGCAATCAGCGCCAGCAAATGCGCAGCGTTTTCGcctcttcaaaaaaaaacaaaaaaagaaaaaaaaatcttcataataTTCCAGTTAGATAACAGCAgtgtccccccccccctcccccccccctctcttgCTGGTATTTGACCCTCGAGTGCCTTCTGCCTAACTCCAGTCATGCTCCGTTGCTTGTGGGTTCACCGGGGAGCATCCGCGTCCAGGTCTTCTGTACAATATCCActcttgcttttgttttttttctacagTGAGGTTTTCTttgagtgattttttatttaaaaatatactaaaacaatgtattttattaaaagtgttgtattaatatattaaaataatttgaaaatataaaaaaaattaataaaaaaacacgatTTAACCGGAAAAATAAAAGCTATAAGCGACTGCTTTTATGTCATATCCAAACAATCAAACCATGCAGTGATGATGCCTGGAATTCCACCTAATggtaggagagagaaaagggTGTGAAATATCAGGTGGATGACCtttaaacacaaacaaacacgCCCTAGTGAGGAGAGGGAGTGTAGTGGATTGGTAAGGAAATGACGCGCACAGAAAATTCAAAATGCTAATAACACCACCAATGGGACAGCTTTTAAGGAAAATAATTGACCCACACCATTTATGACAGTTGGGCACTGTCTGGAAGTGCATTTGaccgtatttttttaaaaaaataaagataaattaataaattttttattattttgatgagcaatacaagaaatataaaagatttaCTCTAATATATTCTCAGacaagaaaacaatttaaaaaaataggccCAATCACAAACATGAACGAAATGACGTTGTTACTGCCGAGTATCAATCACGCATCTGGAAGTGTTAAACAGGGAAAAAAGAGACAAGGAATCGATGGAAAAAGGGCTAAATACCAGGCTGCAAAAATGCCAGAGAGTGGTGGGACATCTCACCCACGAATTATTCTGGATTTTCCACAATGGTTGAAATTTAGACAAGGGAAGTGCGTGGTGGGTTCGGATTCGCCTGCCTTAGTGATCAACGAGGAGACACGTTGATGTAAGAAAAGTGTaagttatagttgttttttaaagtatttttaattttaaaaaatatattttttattttttaaaatttattttaaatatcaatgtatcaaaataatttaaaatcaccaagaaattattaatttaaaataaaaaaatttaaattttttttaaaatatttttaaaacaagaaaataaacaaatgttAAATCACTGGGCCATATTGTCGCCAATCTAATTACATTGGTTGAACATCATACACCTTTCACTTATCCTAATGCCCTGCCTTCGTGTCATTCACGGGTCCTATGCAGAGCCACTCAAAATCTTACTTCAAGATGATCTGGGCAGACTTGATGTCTCAGTTTTGTGCCTCCCTTCATGGCTCCATAGCCAAAGCTTTAATTGATGTAGagtgtgtttcttttttaattagtttttattgtgatttaaaaaaaaaaaattaaacaaaatattttttaattgtgattagttgtataattatataattaaaatttacatataGCAATAAACATatacaaaatatttaacaaaaatataatttcagttGCTTTTCAAgtggattttatttaaaaatacatcaatataattttttttatatttacattaaaataatctaaaaacataaaatatatattaatttaaagtaaaataaaaattaattttttttatattttttcaatattacttttaaaacgcaaaaacaaataaaattttataaaactcaattaaaaaatataaaaaaacttatatataaaaattacatttcaaactttttttttattattagtaaatcccacaatataaaatatagtttaatttattatcaaacacCTTACTTTATTGATTTCACCATAAGCATAAAACAAACGCAACCGTAATCTAATTATCAGGAGCAGATGGAGATTCGTGGGTATCATTTCATATTTCATGTCATGTATCTTGTCAGATCTCATCGTGTCTGCTTATCTAGACTTGCAGGCTCAAACACAGCAACTAATCCcttgttattttgatatatttttatgcgaaaaataatttaaaaaacctcTTCCATGATCTAATCCTAAACACTACCTCACGCAGCCACACTATCGTTGCCCTTCTTCAACCACATGATCGTTGACCAGACAGGGATACACGCAAAGGGTGGAGAGATGTTGATAGATCTTCACTTCGAATTTGTTTCCTcattaataacttaaaaatggCCGCAACTACTACAACAAGCTTTATACCTTATAGTACAAACTATTCCGAGGGAGCTAAACTCTACTGCCTTGATTAATATCAAAATGGGTCGCGCTGCATAACACATTCATCCTCCACACATTCAGATTTCTGGGGCATCTGCAACGCCAAGATCAGAACTCATGAGTCAAATAGTTTATGAATCAACCTCAGTGCAATGATTTCACATTAAGAAtgcaatataaataaataaataaaatcaattatctaTAGTGTAATGCCAGTCCAAGAAAAAGAATAGTGCGTCCAAGCTTTCACAATTCTTTCTTGTTTGTCGGTTAACATGTATTTTCAATAACATTCAACAATGTGTTGCATCTTTTCCACTCAGCACTTTCAGTAAAGAACCACAAGCTTAACTGCTGTAAACGTTTTTGTGCACATCCTGGAATAAGACGTCATAGTTAACAACGAGAATTTTTTGAGATTACTCGAGTGAAGTTACAGTGAGATTGTTCAAAACAGACTCTGCATCAAGCATGATATCTTCCCAGATGAATTTCACATCTTTGAATCAAAAGATAACATAACAAGAGTGACCTAATAATTTAACAGGAACTGTGCACGTCATATTTTCATAAAGTTTTGATTGGCAGTGCAGTTTCAAACTGGTAATCAGAACACGGCAGACAACATGTGCTCTTCAACACTAAGAGTCGAGGGAGATAATTTATGTTCATATGACAGTTTTTGTTATGTTTCCTGTTGATacaatttttgcattttcaaaaaaagaaactgaTCTTCAATATTCCAAGCATAAGCACCACGTACTAACTCCATTTGGAACTAATATCAAAAGTttaagacaagaagataaaccTCCATCACCTTTTTCATTAAGGTCAGCTGAAAGGCTGCCATTTTTTGCTAAATTGTCAATAGAGTTGCATCTATTAGGCGTTTGAGGAGGTCTAGGTTGGGGAGATGAGCAGGCATCATTTAGGTTCCAATGATCATTTGAGATTTGGTCTCCAACCCGATGGTTTAAGTAGATGTCTACGCTAGCAGAAGTCATTCCCACCTTTCTCTTGTTCTTTAACCTTCACCTAACAGGGTATGAGGgacaaataacaaagaaaaacatacTACTTGTACATTGCTTTTGTTGTAATGAAGAGTGTATTAAAGATTTAAGATACctgtctttcttcttctctaaaTATCTTTGCAAGGATGCTTTTCTGCTTGTTGAGCCTTCTAAAAGAGttcaaggaaagaaagaaaaggaagaagatgaagaagagagAGTGAGACCTATCATAGTGGAATAAAACGGAGCAATGTCGTAATCACTAAATATCTGTGAGAATTTAATTTCTCCCTGCTTGTATCCAGTTTGTTCCTCTAGATGAAAAATGAGATatcatgaagaaaataaaggacAAGATGAAGAAAAGGTTTGCCATCTATTCACTCTTCAGCTCATTTCCGTCCACCATTTTTTTAAGTACCTCCAGCTGTTCAgtcatatttgaaaataaattccaGAAAAGAGATTGACAACGCCACAAAGCATATCAATTTAGTGAATTCAAAAGGTGTATTCTAAATTTACATGGGCTACCAGGTTCCATCCATAACTTTCAGAAAcagattcaataaataaaagaacctTGCCGAGAAAATGAATAGAATCTACCTTGCTTAGACAACTGCTCAAAGGCCCAAACATAAGAAATAAGGccttatatgtttatttttggaGTAGAATGGTATTAAACAGTGCTGGTACAGATATCAGAGGCAGAGTGCGTATGGAAAGAAGAATCAACCCCATGTTGGCATGATGAGATGGTGTTATAATCAACTTAAATGGAAATTAGATAGGGAATCTAAGCTTCAATCACAATTAATTCACATAATAAGGCAAGATTACAATGAAAAGATGCTTAATGCAGCAATATAAGAATAGAAGCATGTGAAAAAAGGTATCATGATGGACGTTTCCAATCAAGCAAACAGGAATATTTCATGAGCTGATTAGTATAAGCATTTACCTAGGTTGTCTTCACGAGCTATGTTGCTTTCTTCTTGGGGAAGCTGACCATCATCTGCGCCTTTCACTTACAGTAAAACCAAGACAACTAGTTAATAAAGCCTGCGCTTCTGGATGAAAATGTTTGCCATTTACCcaataatatcaaaacaaagcTTTAATTTGTGCACATGTGTGGAGCCCTGAAATACAAGTACGTAAATTAAACTGGACTTACATAGGGTTTGACTTGCAAAGATTACGGTAATCTATAGTATCCAAAAAAATACCTTAATACTACTTGATAACCAACCTGTTGGCAGGTTTGGGAAGATCACCACAGTGGAATTTGGAGTTGCTTTGACACCTGGAGTTTCTAATTGACATGGAATAGGCCATAGTGCTGGAATTACATTTGAAGAAGCTTCCTGAGGTGGAGCAAATGGGCTTGCAGCAAGATGCATTATTACTTGTGCCTGTAAACAATCACTTTAGAAAGCCGTCGTACTTTATAGACATTGCCAGCATATACAGAAAAGAAAGAGCTTTCATCACCTTATCTCTCGGTACATTATCATAGACGTTTACCTTCCCACAGTAAAAAATGGTCATCTGTCCTGCTGATTCTTTTGCCGCCCCTGTAGTTCTGACATATTAAAAAGTTTTCTCAGCTTGTTGAACTTCAATTACAGGTTTACACCGCTACAAAGAGAGGTGTCATCCAAGAGATAGCCACGTTCCAGATGCATGACAGActtattttcaaaacttcagaTAGATCTCCGTTATTCATGTTTCCAATGCGCAACAGATACTTCAGTTACACTGATATGAAAGTGAACAATTCCGAAAAAATTCATGTGCGCGTGTAAGTATGATAAGCCAACTAGCATTTCTTAAACAGTgcataataattattaacatgGAAATCTCTTCAATATATCACGCAAGACAACTGAGAAGATCTTCTTAGTCTTAGACGGCACGGGCATTTTCTAAAAGATACATCATTACATCCATCAGCTAGATAATAAATACTCCTACAATGTTGGCAAAAATTTGTCTACAAATCATGTGCAGAAATAATGGCATATGCAGGCCTGCagactttgtaaaaaaattgcCAAATCCCTTACTATTCCAATCAGACATCAGAATATTCTCTAACTGATAGCTCAAACTTCCACACCCCTTATCTTGTGGCGATCACACATGTTAATTCAGCACCTCTGCTAAAATGGTTGTTAACAAGAACATGCCATGCACAGAACAAGataccttaaaaaaaagaaaaactgatgAAGACGACACCAAGTTCCAATAATTTTCAAGCATCAAACCAACTTGAATCATCACGCTTTCAGCTTTAGTTGAAACACAAGCATCCATAACTACATTTTGCCTCTCGACagtaataaaaatgaaataaaacatcccacacaaaaccaaaaagaaacaagCAGAATCGAAGCCAGACAAGTCAATGGCTGAAACACTGTCTTTGACCGACCATCATGGTCTAGAATAATACATGCTCACCCACCCCCAAAAGCAATCACACACTATTCACATTTAGAGTCAAAAGCGCACGCCTTGGCATCACCAACGTGACCAACAAAATCAAACCAAGTTCACCCAcaataaggattaaaaaaaattatgtcgtACTGATAAAAAGGCTGTCTTATGCATGTCTAGCATATGCAAAACAAGGAACAACCTTGGAGAAACCGAATCATTTTCGGTGGCAGCGACAAACACCGGCGGCGGATGATCAGCGGGAACAACGGGATTCGGGGGATCGGGTTGCCGGGACGGTACTAACTCCTCAGCTGACAACAAGATCGGTGCATCGGCACTTTCCCCCCTCACCGAGACAGAGGAATTTGCGGGGGCCTACAAATACacattatatattgtaattaaaatcaaaactatataaaaataaataaataaataaataaaggtgtctttaacttttcatttatatactaatgaaaaaaagaagaaaggaagggTTTGACGGTAGAGAAACGCACACGCGGAGGGTTATCAGGAGGGGGAATGTAGAGTCGTCGCCTTGGAGATTCTGTCTCCGGCGTCGTTTCTAGGAGTGTCTTGAGTGAAATCACTTGCTGTATTGCCTGCGATTTGTTCCACGACGGCCTTCTCATACCTATTTTTTTGTACGGTCACCACGACCAACAACAGAGATTAAAAAGACAGGAAACGCAAAAACCATGACTCTCTCTACTACTATATTTAAGCTAGAGAGACCTTTTTCTTTTAGGTAACGGCGGCAATCTTCGCGAGTGAGCTGAGAAATGTCATCTTCGGTTAGTTGGTGAAGGGGTTTGTCTAGAGCTGACCGGGAAACTGTCTCTCCCGGTTGCATGTTGTTTGGTTTCGGGTCCGGTGATCGGTTACCGGAGCTTGCAGGGATGGAGAATTTAGCGAGATTTTACACTTTTGAGTGGCATTTTGGTGAATCTGTTGTACTTTTAGGGGTGAAAAGGGTTAAAGGGGTAGGGGGGGAATGGGCAGGAGAGCGAGAGAGTGCGTGGAGGTTGAGGAGAGGGGGGGCCGTTTGGTGTCGCGGCATCTCACTCTTCCAGCTTTATTTTTAAaggagattttgattttaatttaaatttgatttaatttatcatttattcATGTGATGGATGATACTGCAACCCCAGGTCGCCACGTAATACGGTAAGCCTTTTTAACAATGCCCCCACCCATTGGCCATTGCATGTTTACGGCAGTAAAATGTTCCTCCATTGGGATTTCAAAATACTCCGACCATGTTTTTTTGCGGAAATCTATGATGAAtctttaattcattaaaattaaggGGGGAATTATTGTTTATCCACGCACTGTGTATTGCTTCttcgttttttcctttttttttttttgaatttttgttatcatttttattttcaaatttattttatctattcttttttttaatattataatgattaaaaattaaattttataatttattttttttattatatatttttagatatttaaaatgatttgccGGTTTACTAGAATAATTCAAGTTACCTTAATTTACGGGTTAGgtaggttatatatatataattcaatttaactttgttattgtcttttttctttcatacagttaaaaaaataattttagaaaaaaaaaatcatattattaaaccttAAAAAGTCAATGGACACGTTCACATGTTTGGTTGGTTGACATAATTCGTGGGTctagtgagtttatttttttttttcaatttcatctataaaatattagttaattaagaatttagtttcataattagttttgtttcgttttctataaggttattgcggcctaaaaaatatcttgatatttggttgatgtttgattttgcaatcatctatttttgtttatcatgtagttaaataaaaactagttttttaaaaaataaattatgattccAGTGGAGTCCATAACCCAATTCACGAGTTTGGTATCCTAACTTAGGTTATCTGATTTACAGGTTTGACGGTTTACTCATTAattgaacatgtttttttttcctttattttttttttaattttattattcaatattgaattggttaaaaaaaaaatagactacattgtttatttttgcttgttttttgtAGTGTTATaacaatctcaaataaatatctattttagaattgatatcaattttacgagcatctatttttattatataattaaataaaaaggagtttataaaaaaaggttattaaacctaatagaGACCATGACCTGATTCACAAGTTTGACGTCGTAGTCTAGGTTATCTGATTCACGAGTTTGATGAGTTTACCCATTAATCGGATatgcattttttgtttttgaccttttatttttttaattattatttttattttatcattcaatattggattggttaggaaataaaatacatggtttattttttgttttttatagggttatcacaacctcaaataaatatctattttaagaTTGATAGTCAATTTTgcgagtttttgtttttattggtataattaaataaaattttttttttttaaaaatggttattaaacctaatagaAACCATGATCGGATTCACAAGTTAGGAGTCCTAACCTAGGTTACAGATTCACGAGTTTGACGGATTTACCCATCAATCggatatgtatttttgttttcagccttttatttttttaattattattttttatttcatccttcaatattagattcGTTAGGAAAATTACAtggtttatttttgttgtttttacagGGTTATCACAACctcaataaataattattttagggttaatattcaattttacgaagtatttatttttattatataattaaataaattttttttttataaaaaaaagttactaaACCTAATAGAGATTATGATCTAGGTCGCAGGGGACAGGAGTTGATCCAACCTGTTGTTGtctcgatatttttttttaaaaaaaaacaaagttatgtTTGTTGTCCTAGCCTTAGGTTACTGATTCATGAgtttgacgggtttacccaCCAATcgaaatgtattttttgttttcagccttttatttttttaaattttatttatttcattcttcaatattggattggttaggaaataaaatacatggtttatttttgtttgtttttacaggGTTATCACAACctcaaagtaaaataattattttagggttgatatttaattttgtgaacatttatttttattatataattaaataaaaaagagtttataaaaaaaggttattaaacctaatagaGATTATGGCCTAGGTCGTGAGGGACAAGGGTTGATCCAACATATTGTTgtcttgatatttgttttaaaatacaaagttaTGTTTTACTGATCGTCCAAACTTATCTTTGGATCCATGaaatcattcaatttaaatCAGGTTAGCTCCCACgtgatttaattgaaaacttgAATTAGGTAAAGAGCTGGGATGAGAGGTTTTAAGATAAACCCATTTGAC
It encodes the following:
- the LOC118049333 gene encoding protein TIFY 4B isoform X2 — its product is MQPGETVSRSALDKPLHQLTEDDISQLTREDCRRYLKEKGMRRPSWNKSQAIQQVISLKTLLETTPETESPRRRLYIPPPDNPPRAPANSSVSVRGESADAPILLSAEELVPSRQPDPPNPVVPADHPPPVFVAATENDSVSPRTTGAAKESAGQMTIFYCGKAQVIMHLAASPFAPPQEASSNVIPALWPIPCQLETPGVKATPNSTVVIFPNLPTVKGADDGQLPQEESNIAREDNLEGSTSRKASLQRYLEKKKDRLKNKRKVGMTSASVDIYLNHRVGDQISNDHWNLNDACSSPQPRPPQTPNRCNSIDNLAKNGSLSADLNEKDAPEI
- the LOC118049333 gene encoding protein TIFY 4B isoform X1, yielding MQPGETVSRSALDKPLHQLTEDDISQLTREDCRRYLKEKGMRRPSWNKSQAIQQVISLKTLLETTPETESPRRRLYIPPPDNPPRAPANSSVSVRGESADAPILLSAEELVPSRQPDPPNPVVPADHPPPVFVAATENDSVSPRTTGAAKESAGQMTIFYCGKVNVYDNVPRDKAQVIMHLAASPFAPPQEASSNVIPALWPIPCQLETPGVKATPNSTVVIFPNLPTVKGADDGQLPQEESNIAREDNLEGSTSRKASLQRYLEKKKDRLKNKRKVGMTSASVDIYLNHRVGDQISNDHWNLNDACSSPQPRPPQTPNRCNSIDNLAKNGSLSADLNEKDAPEI